A window of Staphylococcus sp. 17KM0847 contains these coding sequences:
- a CDS encoding YfhO family protein, which produces MNNFQPHFKWFKLLIIALCVGAVVYAPVVYRYIIDGVVYSGNGDGFKQMMPFQMFLYDRFSHFSSLYDISFGLGGDYFTDLSYYYATSPIMYLNFIGIAIVQLLFQVDPSHIDFWPSNQIIVAYFKCVATFLIAYGTLKVFDLSKPYRFLGAFLYSASTILYYFNFTWSFYGDILLYLPLSIWGMERFFKERKIGLFIVAITLTLFSNFYFSYYETLALCAYLICRIIFVHPKDVVSRWQKLWLLCPAVIISLCIASFGFFTGIRSFLHNDRTTNDFSIPLLIDFSQKYHIFTNGFYFTVTFIALVALFSFKLYRHYYYKVFAILTWVMLIGALSPYFDSIFNGFSFPQRRWGYLFTFTTAVLIAMWLKYISELTWQQYLFSWLPIVLLAIATLLYSRGNMAWVFISGLILWIIAYYLYRHQRLSLFGRNLIIGLFIVQQFVLLLNYHTNNIERYTAKTDKIHSTEYHSPKLQSIINHITEHQSPLERIDYKSDYTANTSMLYHFNGISLYSSIFDGEILNYYDQLMQINTGFDSNSTYRLLGDRANLYALWGVSDRIKDAPDHNMTYGMKTIQKIQDRDATWIHAHNTIDYPAAHLATKVFDADDLKSPLDREQAMLQGVVLDGEKANTSFKQNPNLINKATITTRQAQQQGTTLTVTKDNGGLNISLPQSDNQRYKDYYLEMDVALRSPNQPHYLKVDGFYQRRTKLDYQYKRFVTPVTIRVPVKDTMKLKLKKGTYRVNIKGIYGEDYTTLKQAKETVTPVAVERTRRHLNVTINAREKAYLVLPIPYRDGLKAEVDGTPRTVVKGNGLMTVVKVHKGDEKLTVSYELPYWRIYLALTLLGIVSAFLYRGLLRRELSQ; this is translated from the coding sequence TTGAATAACTTCCAACCCCATTTTAAATGGTTCAAGCTCCTAATCATCGCATTATGTGTAGGGGCTGTTGTTTATGCTCCCGTTGTTTATCGTTATATTATAGACGGTGTCGTATATAGTGGAAATGGTGATGGTTTTAAACAAATGATGCCATTCCAGATGTTTTTATATGATCGTTTTTCACACTTCTCGTCACTCTACGACATTTCGTTTGGATTAGGAGGAGATTACTTTACAGATCTTTCCTATTATTATGCTACGTCGCCTATTATGTATCTCAATTTTATAGGTATTGCAATTGTACAGCTACTATTTCAAGTCGATCCCTCACATATTGATTTTTGGCCGTCTAACCAAATTATTGTAGCTTACTTCAAATGTGTGGCAACGTTTTTGATCGCTTACGGTACACTGAAAGTATTTGATCTTTCTAAACCTTATCGTTTTTTAGGTGCTTTTTTATACAGTGCTTCTACTATTTTGTATTATTTTAACTTTACTTGGTCATTTTATGGAGATATTTTACTCTATTTACCTCTGTCTATTTGGGGAATGGAACGTTTTTTTAAAGAACGTAAAATCGGACTTTTTATTGTTGCTATTACTTTAACATTGTTCTCAAACTTTTATTTTAGTTATTATGAAACACTGGCATTATGTGCTTATTTAATATGTCGTATCATTTTTGTACATCCTAAAGATGTCGTGTCACGCTGGCAAAAGTTATGGTTGCTCTGTCCAGCAGTGATCATCAGTTTATGCATTGCATCTTTTGGCTTTTTTACAGGTATTCGTTCATTTTTACACAATGATCGTACGACAAATGACTTTTCAATCCCTTTGTTGATTGACTTTAGCCAGAAATATCATATTTTTACAAACGGGTTTTATTTTACAGTGACGTTCATCGCTTTAGTAGCACTCTTTTCCTTTAAACTATATCGTCACTATTATTATAAAGTTTTTGCAATTTTAACATGGGTCATGCTTATTGGTGCATTATCTCCTTATTTTGACAGTATATTTAACGGTTTCTCTTTTCCTCAGCGACGTTGGGGGTATTTATTTACATTTACCACAGCTGTACTTATTGCTATGTGGCTTAAATATATTAGTGAACTCACATGGCAACAGTACCTTTTTTCCTGGTTGCCTATTGTCTTACTTGCTATTGCAACACTGCTATATTCAAGAGGCAATATGGCTTGGGTGTTCATTAGTGGCTTAATATTATGGATTATCGCATACTATCTATATCGTCATCAAAGATTGTCTTTATTCGGACGCAACTTAATCATCGGCTTGTTTATTGTCCAACAGTTTGTATTACTGCTTAACTACCATACAAATAATATTGAACGTTATACTGCTAAGACTGATAAAATTCATAGTACCGAATACCATAGTCCTAAACTTCAAAGCATTATTAATCATATTACCGAACATCAGTCTCCTTTAGAACGTATAGATTATAAGAGTGACTATACAGCCAATACAAGTATGCTTTATCATTTCAATGGCATCTCACTCTACTCAAGTATTTTTGATGGAGAAATTTTAAACTACTATGATCAACTTATGCAGATTAATACAGGTTTCGATAGTAACAGTACTTATCGTTTACTCGGAGATCGTGCAAACCTTTATGCACTATGGGGCGTATCCGATCGTATTAAAGATGCTCCCGATCACAATATGACCTATGGTATGAAAACCATACAGAAGATTCAAGATCGTGATGCAACATGGATACACGCACACAATACGATAGACTATCCTGCTGCACACTTAGCTACAAAAGTCTTCGATGCAGATGATCTTAAATCGCCATTGGATCGTGAACAAGCCATGTTGCAAGGTGTCGTCTTAGATGGAGAAAAAGCGAATACATCATTTAAACAAAATCCAAACCTTATAAACAAAGCAACCATCACGACACGTCAAGCACAACAACAAGGAACTACACTAACTGTAACAAAGGACAATGGTGGCCTAAATATTTCATTGCCACAATCTGATAATCAACGCTATAAAGATTATTATTTAGAAATGGATGTGGCGTTACGCTCGCCTAACCAGCCTCATTATTTAAAAGTAGATGGTTTTTATCAAAGACGTACGAAACTCGATTATCAGTATAAAAGATTTGTTACACCTGTCACCATTCGTGTCCCTGTTAAAGATACAATGAAATTAAAATTAAAAAAAGGAACATATCGCGTAAATATTAAAGGAATTTATGGCGAAGACTATACAACATTGAAACAAGCAAAAGAAACGGTTACACCTGTGGCAGTAGAACGCACAAGACGACATCTCAATGTGACAATCAATGCCCGCGAAAAAGCATATCTTGTCCTCCCAATACCTTATCGTGATGGCTTAAAAGCAGAGGTAGATGGTACACCTAGAACAGTCGTCAAAGGGAATGGCTTAATGACTGTTGTTAAGGTCCATAAAGGAGATGAAAAACTTACTGTAAGTTATGAGCTCCCCTATTGGCGCATATACCTCGCCTTAACACTCTTAGGTATTGTTTCAGCATTTCTATATCGTGGGTTGCTACGGCGCGAACTCAGTCAATAA
- a CDS encoding ribonuclease HII has translation MHKKTIQDIKNELTQITQTSELESHPDYHDARKGVQAAFRTRRKQLEKQQQLIERYKVMSQYELNILEGDEHAIICGIDEVGRGPLAGPVVASAVVLDEGHRYIGINDSKQLNAVKRQSLDKTLKENVRAWSIGIATSAEIDNMNIYEATKLAMYRAIEQLAIQPTHYLIDAMTLEKLEKPQQSLIKGDAKSVSIAAASIIAKVYRDQLMVQYDAQYPGYDFSHNAGYGTANHLKGLAQQGICPIHRLSFEPIKSQYR, from the coding sequence ATGCATAAAAAGACGATACAAGATATTAAAAACGAACTCACACAAATCACGCAAACTTCTGAATTAGAGTCGCATCCTGATTACCATGACGCGCGTAAAGGTGTTCAGGCAGCTTTTCGTACACGGCGTAAGCAGCTAGAAAAACAGCAACAGTTGATTGAGCGTTATAAAGTCATGTCACAGTATGAATTGAATATTTTAGAGGGTGATGAACACGCGATTATTTGTGGCATTGACGAGGTAGGGCGAGGGCCATTAGCAGGTCCAGTTGTTGCGAGTGCAGTTGTATTGGATGAGGGTCATCGTTATATCGGTATAAATGATTCTAAACAATTAAATGCAGTAAAACGTCAAAGCCTAGATAAAACGCTGAAAGAAAATGTCCGTGCATGGAGTATTGGTATTGCAACATCTGCTGAAATCGATAACATGAATATTTATGAAGCAACCAAATTAGCGATGTATCGTGCGATTGAACAGTTAGCAATTCAGCCGACACATTATTTAATTGATGCGATGACATTGGAGAAGTTAGAGAAACCTCAACAAAGTTTGATTAAAGGTGATGCGAAAAGTGTCTCTATTGCAGCGGCAAGTATTATTGCTAAAGTGTACCGAGATCAATTAATGGTACAATATGACGCACAGTATCCAGGTTATGATTTTAGTCATAATGCAGGCTACGGTACAGCAAATCATTTGAAAGGTTTGGCTCAACAGGGGATATGTCCGATTCATCGATTGTCTTTTGAACCTATCAAGTCACAGTATCGTTAA
- the ylqF gene encoding ribosome biogenesis GTPase YlqF, whose protein sequence is MVIQWFPGHMAKAKREVTEQLKKVDVVFELVDARIPYSSRNPMIDEVIQRKPRVVILNKKDMANVQEMNKWYAFFKAKGAVPVAVDAKHGKGLKQVEAAAIEVTKEKFEREKAKGLKPRAIRAMIVGIPNVGKSTLINKLANRAIAQTGNKPGVTKQQQWIKVGKSLQLLDTPGILWPKFEDQQVGIKLSLTGAIKDSIVHLDEVAIYGLNFLIQYDYKTLCHHYKIDVNREAENLEWFDAIGRKRGLLQRGNEVDYEAVIELIVNDIRNAKIGTYCFDLYEEWQAEQDDGHA, encoded by the coding sequence ATGGTAATACAATGGTTTCCGGGTCATATGGCAAAGGCCAAACGAGAAGTCACAGAACAATTAAAAAAAGTTGATGTTGTATTTGAGCTCGTTGACGCAAGAATACCATATAGTTCAAGAAATCCAATGATTGATGAGGTGATACAAAGAAAACCTCGTGTCGTTATATTAAATAAAAAAGATATGGCAAATGTACAAGAAATGAACAAATGGTATGCGTTCTTTAAAGCAAAAGGGGCAGTACCTGTTGCAGTAGATGCAAAACATGGTAAAGGATTGAAGCAAGTAGAAGCCGCTGCGATTGAAGTCACAAAAGAAAAGTTTGAGCGCGAGAAAGCCAAGGGACTTAAACCACGTGCAATTCGAGCAATGATTGTCGGTATTCCAAATGTTGGGAAGTCAACACTGATTAACAAGTTAGCTAATCGTGCTATTGCACAAACAGGGAATAAACCGGGTGTCACCAAACAACAACAATGGATTAAAGTAGGTAAATCTTTGCAGCTCTTAGATACACCAGGTATTTTATGGCCTAAGTTTGAAGATCAACAAGTAGGGATTAAATTAAGCTTAACGGGTGCGATTAAAGATAGTATTGTTCATCTGGATGAAGTAGCAATCTATGGTTTGAACTTTTTAATCCAATATGACTATAAAACGTTGTGTCATCATTATAAAATAGATGTTAATCGAGAGGCAGAAAACTTAGAATGGTTTGATGCAATTGGACGTAAAAGAGGATTGTTACAACGGGGTAATGAGGTCGATTATGAAGCGGTTATTGAACTTATTGTGAATGATATACGCAATGCTAAAATCGGAACATATTGCTTTGATCTTTATGAAGAATGGCAGGCAGAACAAGATGACGGACATGCATAA
- the sucC gene encoding ADP-forming succinate--CoA ligase subunit beta — protein sequence MNIHEYQGKAIFRSMGVAVPEGRVAFSAEEAVEKAKELDTDVYVVKAQIHAGGRGKAGGVKIAKSLSEVETYANELLGKVLVTHQTGPEGKEVKRLYIEEGADIKKEYYIGFVIDRATDRVTLMASEEGGTEIEEVAATNPEKIFKETIDPVVGLAPYQARRIAFNINIPKESVNKAVKFLMALYNVFIEKDCSIVEINPLVLTGEGDVLALDSKINFDDNALFRHKDIQELRDLDEEDPKEIEASKYDLSYIALDGNIGCMVNGAGLAMATMDTINHFNGTPANFLDVGGGATKEKVTEAFKIILGDDNVKGIFVNIFGGIMRCDVIAEGIVAAVKEVDLTLPLVVRLEGTNVAQGKQILEASGLAIEPASTMAEGAQKIVKLVNEA from the coding sequence ATGAATATCCATGAGTATCAAGGAAAAGCAATCTTTCGCTCAATGGGCGTAGCAGTACCAGAAGGGCGTGTTGCATTCTCAGCTGAAGAGGCTGTTGAAAAAGCAAAAGAGTTAGACACAGATGTTTATGTTGTTAAAGCGCAAATCCATGCAGGGGGTCGTGGTAAAGCAGGCGGTGTCAAAATTGCCAAATCTTTATCCGAAGTTGAAACATACGCAAATGAGTTATTAGGTAAAGTTTTAGTAACCCATCAAACAGGTCCAGAAGGTAAAGAGGTTAAACGTCTTTATATCGAAGAAGGCGCAGACATTAAAAAAGAATACTATATCGGTTTTGTTATTGACCGTGCGACAGATCGTGTTACATTGATGGCATCTGAAGAAGGGGGAACTGAGATCGAAGAAGTTGCTGCGACAAATCCAGAAAAAATCTTCAAAGAAACAATCGATCCAGTTGTTGGATTAGCGCCATATCAAGCACGTCGTATTGCGTTTAACATTAACATTCCAAAAGAGTCAGTCAATAAAGCAGTTAAGTTTTTAATGGCTTTATATAATGTATTCATTGAAAAAGATTGTTCTATTGTTGAGATTAACCCACTTGTATTAACAGGTGAAGGTGATGTTTTAGCATTAGACTCTAAAATCAACTTTGATGACAATGCATTGTTCCGTCATAAAGATATTCAAGAATTACGTGATTTAGATGAAGAAGATCCAAAAGAGATTGAAGCATCTAAATATGACCTTTCTTACATTGCGTTAGATGGTAATATCGGTTGTATGGTGAACGGTGCAGGTCTTGCGATGGCAACAATGGATACGATTAACCACTTCAATGGAACACCAGCAAACTTCCTTGATGTAGGTGGTGGCGCTACGAAGGAAAAAGTAACAGAAGCATTCAAGATCATATTAGGTGACGATAACGTCAAAGGTATTTTTGTGAATATTTTTGGTGGTATTATGCGCTGTGATGTTATCGCTGAAGGTATTGTTGCAGCAGTGAAAGAAGTTGACTTAACATTACCTTTAGTTGTGCGCTTAGAAGGTACAAATGTTGCACAAGGTAAACAAATTTTAGAAGCATCAGGATTAGCGATTGAACCAGCTAGTACAATGGCTGAAGGTGCACAAAAAATCGTTAAACTTGTGAACGAAGCGTAA
- a CDS encoding GtrA family protein: MTQDSRLLEIIRFIIVGGINTVNYYIVYLILLHLFHVQYIISHLIGFCTAFVISYYLNCYFVYKVQPTLKKFLAFPFTQVVNMGTQTLLIFIFVHYFQFNESIAPFVGLIVTIPITYILSKYILVYF; the protein is encoded by the coding sequence ATGACTCAAGACAGTCGTCTTTTAGAAATCATACGTTTTATTATCGTCGGTGGTATAAACACAGTTAACTATTATATCGTTTATTTAATTTTATTACACCTATTTCATGTACAATATATAATCAGTCACCTTATTGGCTTCTGTACGGCATTCGTGATCTCTTATTATTTGAATTGTTACTTTGTGTATAAAGTACAACCTACACTCAAAAAGTTTTTAGCTTTCCCATTCACACAAGTTGTTAATATGGGAACCCAAACATTGCTCATTTTTATTTTTGTACATTATTTTCAATTTAATGAGTCTATTGCTCCTTTTGTCGGACTCATTGTCACAATTCCGATTACTTATATATTATCCAAGTATATTTTAGTCTATTTTTAA